A single Camelus bactrianus isolate YW-2024 breed Bactrian camel chromosome 1, ASM4877302v1, whole genome shotgun sequence DNA region contains:
- the LOC123611702 gene encoding olfactory receptor 5H2-like: MEKENATLLTEFVLTGFSYQQEWQIPLFLVFLVIYLITIMGNLGLIALIWNDSQLHIPMYLFLGSLAFVDTSISSIVTPKMLVNTFTKNKMISLSECMVQFFSFTVSATTECFLLASMAYDRYVAICNPLLYPMIMTNRLCMQLLILSFVGGVLHAFIHIGFLFRLTFCNYNIIHHFYCDIMPLFKISCTDPSINILIVFIFSGSIQVFTILIVLISYTLVLFTILKKKSLQGIRKAFSTCGAHLLSVSLYYGPLLFMYVRPGSTQADDQDMMDSLFYTIIIPLLNPIIYSLRNKKVLDSLTKMLKRNV; this comes from the coding sequence atggaaaaggaaaatgcaaCATTGCTGACAGAGTTTGTTCTCACAGGATTCTCATACCAGCAGGAGTGGCAAATCCCCCTGTTCCTGGTGTTCCTGGTGATATACCTCATCACCATCATGGGCAACCTTGGTCTTATTGCTCTCATCTGGAATGACTCTCAACTTCACATCCCCATGTACTTATTCCTTGGGAGTTTGGCTTTTGTGGATACTTCAATATCATCCATAGTGACCCCCAAGATGCTGGTCAACACTTTCACCAAGAATAAGATGATATCCCTCTCTGAATGCAtggtacaatttttttcctttacagtcAGTGCAACCACGGAATGTTTTCTCTTGGCAAGTATGGCTTATGATCGCTATGTGGCCATATGCAACCCTTTACTTTATCCAATGATTATGACTAATAGACTATGTATGCAGCTGTTAATCTTATCATTTGTAGGTGGTGTTCTTCATGCCTTTATTCATATTGGTTTTTTATTCAGATTAACCTTCTGTAATTACAACATAATACATCACTTTTACTGTGACATCATGCCATTGTTTAAGATTTCTTGTACTGACCCTTCTATTAATATTCtgatagttttcattttctctggttCAATTCAGGTGTTTACCATTCTGattgttcttatttcttatacACTGGTTctctttacaattttaaaaaagaagtctctACAAGGCATAAGGAAGGCCTTCTCCACCTGTGGAGCCCACCTCTTATCTGTCTCTTTATACTATGGGCCTCTTCTTTTCATGTATGTACGCCCTGGCTCCACACAAGCAGATGATCAAGACATGATGGACTCTCTGTTTTACACTATCATAATTCCTTTGTTAAATCCAATCATCTACAGCCTGAGAAATAAGAAGGTCTTAGATTCattaacaaaaatgttaaagAGAAATGTTTAG
- the LOC123611700 gene encoding olfactory receptor 5K1-like, giving the protein MTEDNHSLTTEFILTGFTDHPELKTLLVLVFLANYLITMVGNLGLVALIFMESRLHTPMYIFLGNLALMDSCCSCAITPKMLQNFFSKDRMISLYECMAQFYFLCPAESTDSFLLAAMAYDRFVAICNPLQYHTMMSKKLCIQMTTGAYIAGNMHSMIHIGLLFRLTYCGPHQINHFFCDVLPLYRLSCVDPYINELMIFIFGGSIQILTITIVVISYLFILYTIFKMKSKEGRRKALSTCASHFLSVSIFYGSLLFMYIRPNSVNEDDKDIPVAIFYTLVIPLLNPFIYSLRNKEVINVMKKIMKMS; this is encoded by the coding sequence ATGACAGAGGATAACCACTCCTTGACAACAGAGTTTATCCTCACAGGATTCACAGATCACCCAGAGCTGAAGACTCTTCTGGTTCTGGTGTTCCTTGCCAACTATCTGATCACTATGGTGGGGAATCTCGGCCTGGTGGCATTGATATTTATGGAAAGTCGTCTTCACACACCAATGTACATCTTTCTTGGTAACCTCGCTTTGATGGATTCCTGCTGTTCCTGTGCCATTACTCCCAAGATgttacagaatttcttttctaagGACAGAATGATTTCCCTCTATGAATGCATGGCACAATTTTACTTTCTCTGTCCTGCTGAAAGCACAGATTCCTTTCTCCTGGCAGCAATGGCCTATGATCGTTTTGTGGCCATATGTAACCCACTGCAGTACCACACCATGATGTCAAAGAAACTCTGCATTCAGATGACAACAGGGGCCTACATAGCTGGAAACATGCATTCCATGATTCATATAGGCCTTCTATTTAGGTTAACGTACTGTGGGCCCCATCAAATCAATCACTTTTTTTGTGATGTTCTTCCATTATACAGACTCTCCTGTGTTGACCCTTATATCAATGAATTAATGATATTTATCTTTGGAGGGTCAATTCAAATCTTAACTATTACCATAGTAGTAATCTCTTACCTTTTCATTCTTTACAcgattttcaaaatgaaatccaaagaaggaagaaggaaagcctTATCTACTTGTGCATCccactttctctctgtctcaATATTCTATGGTTCTCTTCTCTTCATGTACATTCGACCAAATTCAGTTAATGAAGATGATAAAGATATACCTGTTGCTATTTTTTATACTTTAGTGATTCCTTTATTGAACCCCTTTATTTACAGTCTAAGAAATAAGGAAGTAATAAatgttatgaaaaaaattatgaagatgTCATAA